Genomic window (Magnolia sinica isolate HGM2019 chromosome 6, MsV1, whole genome shotgun sequence):
ACCCGCGCCAAACCTAACCATTTACCGTCCTAGTTTTATCCACACtctttatccatttttacagcgtattttatgacatgagcttaaaaatgaaacagatccaaggcttaagtgagcTACACAATGGAAATTGTACAATCACCATTAAATCTTTTTGGAAtatagaggttttagatcaagctaaaacattgtgttttcccttcattcgagTTTGTGTGACTTTATTAACAAATTAgaggacaaataaacatcacagtaggtccTACAAATGTTTCATCAGCGGgcttatcaccattgcttccgatggtgtagtccacttggcccctaaatttgcctcatttttttgcctcatgtcctaaaatggatgaatggcatggataaagcccatacatcatagtgggccccatagagcccctgccTGAACCAATTTATGTCAGGGACAAGATTCACTGGCAGGACACAATCCCCTTCTTAACCAGACCCAGATTGGGTACTAACCCATTCTGAGCTCAGCACAGGCAGGGGCTctgatgggccaccatgatgtgtagttAATTTTATCTacacggtccattcattttgccatatcattttaggtaaaAGCTGAAAATTGAGGTAAATAAtccaaggctcatgtggaccgcaTATGGGCttggatgcctaccattgaaaagttattGGAGACTtgcagaagtcttggatcaagttgatatttgtgttttcccttcatgtctATGtagccttatcaataggttggatggcaaataaagattatGGTGGCCCCAAGGAAGATTTCAACTATGGGTGTCACTATCACCACTGTTGCTTGTGGTGTGCTCTACTTGAACCTTGGATTaatttaactcattttttggcttatattttaaaatgatatggcaaaatataTATGCAAGGTAGATAAGACCCATGAATCACGGTGGAGCCCTTGGAGCCCGTGCCTGTGCCAAGCTCAGATAGGGGTAGTAACCAATCCGTATCAtatttacttaagaaaatctaaGCGTAGTTCACTCCAATCAACTCTTTCATCCTGTCTCCCTGCACTCATTATATTTGGATTCCAAAGGCATTGGGTCTACTGATCAGTGATCCAGACAGCTGATCTAGGCTTTTGCTCTAAGTGTCTTCCAAAATTTAAATATCTTAAATGGTGGACCACGAATTGAGGGAGAAAAGGAAATGAATAAGCAACGGTCTACATTCAGCAAGAAAATTAAACCGCTGAGCCATAGAGTGCTACTTCTACACGGCAGTTGAAGGAAAAGGACCAAGGATTGCATGCTTACAATGCCTTTTACACGGCAGTTGAAGTAAAAGGACTGCGGATTGATTGCATGCTGACACTGCGGAACAGGCTGCCtgtctcacccaagacggtgctgaCCTTAATtaacgtggagcccaccttgatatatgtactgtGTGCCCATATTATCCATTGTTTTTCTAGAttactttagggcatgagcccgagAAAAAAACAGATCCACACTTCAGGTGCACCGTGTAATAGGAAACATCAATTGACACGGTTTCCAATGATATGATTCATCTTTCATTCTTGGGCTTGTGCCCTTAAATAATCTAAAATAACAGAtaagccccatggtaagggccgcaccatcttgagtgaggccaggccacacctaatccactcccattgaACGGTGCTATGTGGTCAATCATGATGTAGATGGTGGTGTGTGTTGGTctcatcatgatgcatatgttctATCCATACTGTTcgtctattttttcagctcattttaatgcatgatcccaaaattgatgcaaacgctaatctcatatggaccacaccacaggaaatagtggtgattgaacccatcattaaaaacttcttgggggccacaaagttctggataagctgatatttgtattttccctccatcctagtctttgtgacctaatcaacaggttgggtagaaaataaacactatagtgggccctgaaagtttttaatggtaggtgtccaatcaccactctttctagtggtgtggtcctctCGAATTTGGATCTACCACATTTTAGGCCCATCCCCTAAAGTAAAGATCCAAAATAACTGGAcgccatggataaaacacatacattattatgACTTTTTGAATATTGGCGAATTCACATTTCCATGGAAAtcatgaatggtaaaggaaacaGGTATTTAGGATTCTTTTACATATTTAGTATAACAAAGCAGTTTCTCTTGATTAAACCGAATTTCCCCGATACATTTCATTATTGTACCCGAACACGGCCTCACTTGTGAAACCTGTACATCCTAACAACTGAGACTTGTAGTCCCATCCAGAAGAGCGACTGACACCAAGGAGAGAAAGTGTCAATATCAGCTTTCTTAATGCATACAATCCATACTTTTTAAGGAAATGGAAGCACAAAGCTTAAGACCTTCATCGGCGATTCCAATGAAGATTCCATTTAAATCAACTCTAAGGTTTTATGGGAAGGTCTTTCAGATTTTCTATAAATAGCGTTTGAGATATTCATCCACTCGAGTGTAATTAACCTCTGGATACAGCTCCGAAGCCTCGGCTCCGTCTTCCCCTATTTCGAAATTCGCAAGGCAGCCCTCATAGAAAAAATGGTAGAAGTGTGTCACCGCCACTTGTCCAGCAAAATCCATATCTGTAAAACAATACACGTTCAATCATTCTAGTTATGAAAGGCAGTTTTTCTACTGGTTTGGTGGGCggactttggtttttttttttttttccttttgtaagTGTTCAATGTAATGGCCTACTTGGGTTAATCAAAAGATAAccaaggaaatcaatttcctctGACATGATGGTTTTCATCCTTTGCAAAAGATAAAGAGGATTCTAGGAATcaattcctttttctttctttctttctttcagatTTCTTCACAAAAAGGATTGTTTTCTTTTCTgtgaaaaaaatgaggcagatccatatctcaggtggaccacaggacatgaaaacagtggggattgaacatacaccattaaaaacttcctatggcccattataatgtttatttttcatccaacatgttgataaggtcacaggtctaatcacaaaaatcaacttgatccaaaacttatgccaacccaaaaagttttcaattgtaagagttagcgtgatccacttgagatttagatctacttcatttttgaactcatgtcctaaaattaactGGCAAAATggaatgcttcattttttggactcatgtcctaaaagtagctggcaaaatggaagatcaccttgaataaaacacatatatcatatatcatggtgagccacaGAGCCTTGACACCAGCTACTtgactggtgttggggtcacttacTCAAGGGACGCAGTTTGGCTactgaccccaacaccagccaactAGCTTAAGGGCATGTTCGGAAGTTCCATTTCCCATGCCACtcaaaatgcaaagtgcatgtTTGCCGCTTGTCGGTAATAGTTGTTGTAGTGCTAGCAGCGGTAGTGGTGGTGGTTCTGTTTTACCTTTCATGGTGGCGAGGAAATCCTCTGCCGATATGGTGGACTTCTTGAGTTCCTTCCCAATGTGCTTCTCCCACATCCCAACTATCTCCCTCTGTGAGAGGATGTTTTCTGGCGGACGGAGGTAGACTGTTTTGTTCAATGTACGCGGGTCGTCTATAGTTTTGATGGTGTACGTCCCAATATCGTCCTCGTCCAAAAAAATGGCTGCCATAGAATGACAATGTGGTTAGTCCATGGATCTAACGACCCACAAATTTTATGGAATTataattatttattatattaaataaaaagATTATTGTATACAATAATGAAGTTAAAGGTATTGATTTAAATTGAAGAAGTGTATATTTACATTTAATGTTACCATCTCCCAATAAGAGTACGCTTTCTCTGGACGGCGTGATTCGACCAAGTTCGCAGAGGCCGCCAACGAAATACCCGGCGAAGCAGTTGGCAGAGATGTAAGTGAAGGGAATGCCGGCATCTTGAATTGCCTTCCTTACCACCATCTTTTCGTCGAATGTCACTCTTCCAGGTTCCATTGCATTGGCCATCTGTGCCGGGTCTGTTCCAAACTCCGACGGCAGGAAACGCTGCatggtggggttttttttttttttttgtttatcattGATGTATTTTCTATCAGAAGGAAATGAGAATTGAGAAATGATCTAAATGGCCCACATTCACAAGGGGGGCACAGTGAACGAACCACATTCAAGGTGGGCTGACATGTTGAactgtccatatcaaaggtgggctccacatgaggggtggtggatattaaaggtgggcccacatgatagatgctgtcaaggtaggccccacacgatggatgctttcaaggtgggccccacataatggatggtccacatcaaacgtTGGCCTcttatgatgaatggcccacatccaaggtgggccctgcacgatGGAAGCCCACATCGTAAGGGGGCCCACGCGATtgagggtccacatcaaaggtaggatccacatgatgggtagtgggcATTggaggtgagccccacatgatggacaatttattTTGATAGTGGACTCCAAatgatagatgacccacatcaaaggtgccgatgatgaatggcccacatccaaggtgggctcaAAGTGAGGGGCAGTGAataaaggtgggtcacacatgatagacaataacattgatggtgggccccacatgatagatgaccatATATAGGTGGGCTTGACATGATGAcagttgacatcaaaggttggcccctattAATGAATgagccacatccaaggtgggtggcccaccttgaagatagGCCATGTATGAGAGGGATTATCCACGTTAAAGGTGAGcgtgcatgatggacaacccagatCCAAGATTGACCctgcatgatggatagcccacattgaAGACATGGCCAAGGTGGGCCAACAAAATGAACAGTCACGTTAAagattgggcccacatgatggatggtaaaTATTAAGGGTGGATTGAACAAACTCAGCTAATAAATACTcatgtgatgttggaaaccaaacatattTGTCTATTTTTAACTCATAAATATGTTATTTACTAAATACATTTAGCTGTTGAATGAGTAAAAATCAAGATTAGTTATTCGAGGCAAAAGCAGCCTGCAggataagttacttgaggcataaaTAACTTATGTAACGTGAGTTACATCCAAACGCCACCTTAGTGTCCATTTCCAAGCCACAGCTTAAATGGTTAGGATGGTAATATCAGTGTGTATTTTTGGGTTATAGGCAAGTGAACGTTGGACCCACTGAATCGATGGTTCCCATCATGTATGTGATGTGTGTAGCAATAACATGGAGGCACAGTAATTCCCATGCTCCCAAAGACACAAGATAAGTTCACGTACCTAACatgcaaaaaatatattttctttgAATAGACGCCAGACATCCTTTCCTGGAAAACTATGGGCCAATCCACGAAGATCACCTAGCACAAAATTCGGGTCGGCCCCGCtcatcagatggcccacacctTTGCTATCAGTGGACAAGATTCAACATACAGTTgcagcccacctaatgaatggatcagGCTGGTTTTCAAGTAggttgatcatcatggtgggcccactttttCATGCTACAGATGTCCTCTACTGGAAAATATGCTCAAAATTAAATTACAAGATGGGGGGATTTACACGAATTATATATTTATGATTTAGTAAAATCAGAAATGAGAGAGGCACCCCTGCTATTAGACATTAGATTGAAGCTTTGTAAACAGTGATGAAGTGAAAACTCCACGGGTAGTGACAGGCATGCATGGCTATAATAATATCAAACATAGATCCGGTAGGATCGTACCTTTATATTTCCAGCTTCTTTGATGGCGTCGACCAGCTTTAGCTGCATCAGGATATGGTGGCTCCTGTTATGTGCGCCGGAGATTGTACATATGACGACGTCCACTTGTTTCACCGCATCCACAAGGCTCTGGTGATCGGAGAAGGATCCTTCGACGAGGTGAGCCCCTTGAGCCTTGAATGATAAGAGCATCTGGACCTTTTCGATGTTGAGGCCGATCTCCGGCCTGTATAGCACGTGTGTTTCGTATCCCTGGCCTAAGCTTGCCTTAACGATCCTCTTCCCAATGTACCCAGTGGCCCCTACCACAAGAACCTTGCtctttcccatctctctctctctctctctctctctctctctcaaagacaCGTTCCCCAAAGTCATTCTTTATACCAGGTGGtggtgggtggtgggtggtgcaTTTCGTGGAAGAACGCGAAATCACTATCGGGAGAAATTGCCAGGTTCCCGTGGGATGGTGAAATCTCACATTCTAACTCTTCCTAATAACGATATATTACAAGAAGAAGCCGAGATATATCACAGGaaagactgaagaagagtctcaGGCATGCGTGTCACTAAGCACACATGCGATTATCTGGGCCCCATATCGGTTGGTGCCGCCAAAGATGCCATGTTGAAACTTCAGTATCCACTCAATAGGTGGCCCACAATACGTGCACGTTAAATCTAGACCCTTGGTCCATTTTTCTACTAACCGTTCATTttcttgtgcatgtgtggctcacttgatgagtacACCAACCTGATTACGTAGTTTTACTGCCATACAAAACAAAATGTTTGATCACGAGAGCTTTACTAGTTCACACGCGCGTCGAACCTCTGCGCATCCACACGCATgtacgagtaactcagtacgttatagcgtacagagtaaactctgtgggagccaccgtgatgtatgtgtattatccactccgttcatccgttttatcagGTCATATTAGCTCATGAttacaaaattgaagcatatccaaagcttaagtggaccacaccacagatagacATCGCTGTGGGCCCTAGGCCATTgttcctatggtgtagtctacttgagctacGCTTAATTTTGAACTCATGGCTTAAAATGGGCCGGTGGAAAAGATAGACGGCGTGAATAagagacacacatcacggtgggcccacagagtataCTCTTAAGAtagatggatggcta
Coding sequences:
- the LOC131247953 gene encoding bifunctional pinoresinol-lariciresinol reductase 2-like; translation: MGKSKVLVVGATGYIGKRIVKASLGQGYETHVLYRPEIGLNIEKVQMLLSFKAQGAHLVEGSFSDHQSLVDAVKQVDVVICTISGAHNRSHHILMQLKLVDAIKEAGNIKRFLPSEFGTDPAQMANAMEPGRVTFDEKMVVRKAIQDAGIPFTYISANCFAGYFVGGLCELGRITPSRESVLLLGDGNIKSIFLDEDDIGTYTIKTIDDPRTLNKTVYLRPPENILSQREIVGMWEKHIGKELKKSTISAEDFLATMKDMDFAGQVAVTHFYHFFYEGCLANFEIGEDGAEASELYPEVNYTRVDEYLKRYL